From Pyrenophora tritici-repentis strain M4 chromosome 1, whole genome shotgun sequence, the proteins below share one genomic window:
- a CDS encoding DUF2260 multi-domain protein — MATKIIDIRVDTAESDILADIKKGLRPENGGEKKLPTLLLYDQEGLRLFEKITYQEEYYLTNAEIEVLETYADSIAERISSPSIIVELGSGNLRKVNILLQALDRLGKDVEYYAVDLSLPELERTFGQIPIEGYKHVKCFGLHGTYDDALGWLKSPAIEAKPKTILWLGSSLGNFKRHEVPPFLAGFGEVLQTGDTMLIGIDSCKDPERVFHAYNDRNGVTHRFILNGLKHANALMGENAFNLDDWEVIGEYDKQAGRHHAFVAPRKDVVIDGVPVKKGERIRIEESYKYSGEEAKELWEMAKLTENVVWPNAKGDYGLHFVSKPAVFFPTKPEEYAAKPVPSLTEWQELWKAWDAVSKQMIPEEELLSKPIKLRNECIFYLGHIPTFLDIHIARATGKKPSDPAYFWKIFERGVDPDVEDPTRCHAHSEVPEEWPPLKTILMFQQSVRDNVEALYSSGEAESNGRVSRALWLAFEHEAMHLETLLYMLIQSDKVLPPPGTTVPDFAAFAARSNSLAVENEWFTIPASDVSVGLEDPEGDYDSQRYFGWDNERPHRSTHIKSFRAKARPITNGEYATYLSETGKTVIPASWCEQPYYNAKATSTAKRDSVINGHQNGTNGSTTGITDGKFVRTVFGTVPLKLALNWPVVASYDELAGCAQWMGGRIPTMEEARSIYSYVESMKEEFEKSLGNTIPAVNGHLINEGVFETPPSKPLSNGNSGAGPSLNPHDLFIDLEGTNVGFKHWHPVSVAERGNKLCGQSDLGGVWEWTSTVLEKHDGFEPMELYPGYTADFFDGKHNITLGGSWATHPRIAGRKTFVNWYQRNYPYMWAGARIVSDV; from the exons ATGGCGACCAAGATCATCGACATTCGTGTCGATACTGCCGAGTCGGATATCTTAGCAGATATCAAAAAAGGCCTTCGACCTGAAAATGGCGGGGAAAAGAAGCTGCCCACATTGCTGCTCTACGA CCAGGAAGGTCTTCGATTATTCGAGAAGATCACATACCAGGAGGA ATACTACCTGACCAATGCCGAGATTGAAGTCCTTGAGACATATGCGGACAGCATCGCCGAGCGAATCTCATCACCCTCCATCATAGTGGAACTGGGGAGCGG CAATCTCCGCAAAGTAAACATACTCTTGCAAGCCCTCGATCGCTTGGGCAAGGATGTCGAATACTATGCCGTCGATTTGTCTTTGCCAGAACTGGAGAGAACCTTTGGTCAGATACCCATAG AGGGATACAAACACGTCAAGTGCTTTGGGCTGCATGGCACATACGACGATGCCCTTGGGTGGCTCAAGTCTCCAGCTATTGAGGCGAAACCGAAAACCATCTTGTGGTTGGGGTCTAGTCTGGGCAATTTCAAGCGGCACGAGGTACCGCCGTTCCTTGCCGGATTTGGCGAAGTCCTGCAGACGGGTGATACGATGCTTATCGGAATCGACTCCTGCAAAGATCCTGAG CGTGTATTTCACGCATACAACGACCGCAACGGTGTAACCCACAGATTCATACTCAACGGATTGAAGCACGCAAACGCTCTCATGGGTGAAAACGCATTCAACTTGGACGACTGGGAGGTCATCGGCGAGTATGACAAGCAAGCCGGACGCCATCACGCTTTTGTCGCACCACGTAAGGATGTCGTCATCGATGGGGTGCCTGTCAAAAAGGGCGAGAGAATTCGCATCGAGGAAAGCTACAAGTACAGTGGTGAAGAAGCGAAAGAACTCTGGGAAATGGCTAAACTCACTGAAAACGTTGTGTGGCCAAATGCCAAAGGCGACTACG GTCTCCACTTTGTTTCCAAGCCAGCGGTTTTCTTCCCCACCAAGCCTGAGGAGTATGCTGCAAAGCCAGTACCCTCTCTTACTGAATGGCAGGAGCTTTGGAAGGCATGGGACGCTGTTTCCAAACAGATGATCCCAGAGGAGGAGCTGCTGTCCAAGCCCATCAAACTCCGCAACGAATGCATCTTTTACCTAGGACATATCCCCACGTTCCTCGATATTCACATTGCTCGTGCTACGGGCAAGAAGCCGTCTGACCCTGCCTACTTCTGGAAGATCTTTGAGCGCGGCGTGGATCCAGACGTGGAAGACCCAACGCGATGCCACGCGCATTCGGAGGTGCCCGAAGAGTGGCCACCACTGAAGACCATTCTGATGTTCCAGCAAAGCGTACGCGACAATGTTGAAGCTTTGTACAGCTCTGGTGAGGCTGAATCCAACGGCCGTGTGTCTCGAGCACTATGGCTTGCTTTTGAGCATGAAGCCATGCACCTGGAGACGTTGCTCTACATGCTGATCCAGAGCGACAAAGTCTTGCCGCCTCCCGGGACCACGGTTCCAGATTTCGCAGCGTTCGCAGCACGCTCCAACAGTCTAGCGGTCGAGAATGAGTGGTTCACCATTCCGGCTTCAGATGTCAGTGTGGGTCTCGAGGATCCCGAGGGCGACTACGACAGCCAGCGTTACTTTGGATGGGACAATGAGAGACCACATCGCTCAACGCACATCAAGTCTTTCCGCGCGAAGGCCCGCCCAATCACGAATGGGGAATATGCGACGTACCTTTCCGAGACAGGAAAGACAG TAATACCCGCGTCGTGGTGCGAGCAGCCGTATTACAACGCCAAGGCCACGAGCACAGCAAAGAGGGACAGCGTAATCAACGGCCATCAGAACGGCACCAATGGCTCAACTACCGGCATCACAGATGGCAAGTTCGTGCGCACTGTGTTCGGCACTGTTCCTTTGAAGTTGGCCCTAAACTGGCCTGTCGTTGCATCCTACGATGAGCTGGCTGGATGCGCGCAGTGGATGGGAGGCCGTATTCCTACCATGGAAGAAGCACGAAGCATCTACAGCTACGTCGAAAGCATGAAGGAGGAGTTTGAAAAGTCGCTTGGGAACACAATCCCCGCGGTCAACGG CCATCTCATCAATGAGGGCGTATTCGAAACACCACCATCCAAGCCTTTGTCTAATGGCAACTCTGGCGCAGGACCTAGCCTCAATCCACATGATCTCTTCATCGATCTTGAAGGGACTAACGTGGGCTTCAAGCACTGGCATCCAGTCTCAGTGGCCGAGAGGGGCAATAAGCTCTGTGGCCAATCTGATCTGGGCGGTGTCTGGGAGTGGACTAGTACTGTGTTGGAGAAGCATGACGGCTTCGAGCCGATGGAGTTGTACCCGGGTTACACAG CCGACTTCTTCGATGGAAAACATAACATCACGCTCGGAGGATCGTGGGCGACTCATCCGCGCATTGCTGGGCGCAAGACGTT TGTCAACTGGTATCAGCGAAACTACCCCTACATGTGGGCTGGTGCACGCATCGTCTCAGATGTGTGA